Proteins encoded together in one Undibacterium sp. CCC3.4 window:
- a CDS encoding pentapeptide repeat-containing protein has translation MVLPVHSTRVGSPTTAATADNNCTVCLMQTRQGGPQCDHVAPDNPVDAGLAHRLSSARSGAHEDRQYSGTIAARGAPLYGADLRGANLSGRDFSGADLRGVDLRGANLRGANLRGANLSGADLSGADLSGADLSWATLANSCLLETILSETKLHQTNFCHAKLKSARFGAPAAADSVMIARAAKKAKFEPTKLLPFDFSVLEDGGLIAHSPWVEHRLALVPATAAQQARKICLAKLRLSTELCNDRSRVEEYFNNMTEKHRQFITMSESLGAHIVPLLGWKYVPGNSLQAPMYHLAFPFFEGGDLRKVLAEQPSLQQKKIYMVQMLQRIESCHAQGSYDLGIKEGQFVRDFEGERAVLKLTPSTLSYRTSTEISGAVKKKERDAWYLAPEKNGYDVVSKPSDIWSAGIVFLRMLTGRDPQFIDAQGEAVFQGFPFFKFLNEGGLPQIPDDLDPGAREFLLSCLKTVPSERLTASRLLAHPYLAEAVAHEAALALAPESELAPDQVIAPSTGWNFAGLDCSGADFSDVDLAAANFEAAMLHAANFSRAVLTGANFAGATLDEARFDDADLHGVDLSGADLRAAHLLNANLMSAVLRNTDLRQADFSSANLCASQFDNAHLEQTVFKNVHAAQAEFKNMRMDGHFAGADMAAAKFIGLSLTRQAFSDLGGQFQGLKEVSLILPQAGDPANIWATAFNYYGGRPNDNVLVQINALPDSANKRKLMQHVLTHTLTQAPEQSQGWLRSSLFDAIVRNLDFYLQDPILKQDFIMHVLPPRLAGVEENGLSGLLSIEKKLLPLLIEYSTQNLQKEASNFYLEHSGLINSVLHHAEKNSDTLYQQGAAELKRALYAIAQVASVRAAALHVYGVASLEDLDDYMIFFTPDGADAVMLMPQHYPNMLKSDPAEHKWKELAYFHKTPVVVGGVETGDIMVSTSIRNEEQLISSLPILRHIYFRDCNLSPHQSLLTKLGLGSPLLEEFENAAASRYSSIKYIGRNKCEGRYDLLHEVVRAYVDVAALSGGHLPLDLSVNQTFIDKVLLASNKTEASAAEQARALLVHSAIFARYSSAVCFGHEDESVASLRRLALGLLNCAVALDPLVLPIEQRDLPPESVDSWRNSLAGLPGSFTCSSVISHLMLDKLKRTSPEWQEDIRRMLPIAWQ, from the coding sequence ATGGTCTTACCAGTTCATTCCACTCGTGTGGGTTCGCCCACTACGGCTGCTACGGCTGACAATAACTGCACCGTTTGCCTGATGCAGACCAGACAGGGTGGGCCGCAATGCGATCATGTCGCGCCAGATAATCCAGTCGATGCCGGCTTGGCGCATCGCTTGAGTTCGGCGCGATCTGGCGCGCACGAGGATCGGCAGTATAGCGGCACAATAGCTGCTCGCGGCGCGCCTCTGTATGGTGCCGATTTACGCGGTGCGAATCTGAGTGGGCGCGATTTTTCCGGTGCCGACTTGCGCGGCGTCGATCTGCGCGGTGCCAATTTACGCGGTGCCAATTTACGCGGTGCCAATCTGAGTGGCGCTGACTTGAGTGGCGCTGACTTGAGTGGGGCAGATTTGAGTTGGGCTACGCTGGCAAATTCCTGTCTGCTTGAAACAATCTTGAGTGAGACGAAATTACATCAGACTAACTTTTGCCATGCCAAATTGAAGTCGGCACGGTTCGGCGCGCCTGCTGCGGCAGACTCCGTCATGATTGCGCGCGCTGCCAAGAAAGCCAAGTTTGAGCCGACCAAGCTGCTGCCGTTTGATTTTTCCGTCTTGGAGGATGGCGGCTTGATCGCTCACTCCCCATGGGTGGAGCACCGTTTGGCACTAGTTCCGGCCACAGCAGCGCAGCAAGCGCGAAAAATTTGTCTGGCTAAGCTCAGGCTTTCTACCGAGCTATGCAACGATAGATCTCGGGTCGAAGAGTACTTTAACAATATGACGGAAAAACATCGCCAATTCATCACCATGAGTGAATCGCTGGGCGCGCACATCGTTCCACTGTTAGGATGGAAGTATGTGCCGGGAAATTCGCTGCAAGCGCCGATGTATCATCTGGCGTTTCCGTTTTTCGAGGGCGGCGATTTGCGGAAGGTGCTGGCTGAACAGCCTTCGTTGCAGCAGAAAAAAATTTATATGGTGCAAATGTTGCAAAGGATAGAATCTTGTCATGCGCAAGGTTCTTATGATTTGGGTATCAAGGAGGGGCAATTCGTCAGAGATTTTGAAGGCGAGCGCGCGGTTCTCAAGCTGACGCCGAGTACCCTCAGCTACCGAACCAGCACCGAGATCTCCGGTGCCGTAAAGAAAAAAGAGCGGGATGCCTGGTATCTTGCCCCGGAAAAAAATGGTTACGATGTGGTGTCCAAACCCAGCGATATCTGGAGTGCTGGCATCGTTTTTCTGCGCATGTTGACTGGGAGGGATCCTCAGTTCATCGATGCGCAGGGAGAGGCCGTTTTTCAAGGCTTCCCTTTTTTTAAGTTTCTCAACGAGGGCGGATTGCCGCAGATTCCCGATGACTTGGACCCGGGTGCCAGAGAATTTTTATTATCTTGTTTGAAAACCGTTCCCTCAGAACGCTTGACCGCGAGCCGCCTGCTTGCGCATCCGTACTTGGCTGAGGCGGTGGCGCACGAGGCGGCGCTGGCGCTGGCGCCGGAATCGGAACTGGCACCGGATCAGGTGATCGCGCCGAGCACAGGGTGGAATTTTGCTGGTCTCGATTGCAGTGGCGCAGATTTCTCTGATGTCGATCTGGCTGCTGCCAACTTTGAAGCGGCGATGCTGCATGCGGCCAATTTCAGCCGCGCCGTGTTAACCGGGGCGAATTTTGCCGGCGCTACCCTCGATGAGGCGCGCTTCGATGATGCTGATCTGCACGGCGTTGATCTGAGCGGCGCCGATCTCAGGGCTGCGCACTTGTTGAACGCCAATTTGATGTCGGCGGTATTGCGCAATACCGATTTGCGTCAGGCCGACTTCAGTTCTGCCAATCTTTGCGCTAGCCAGTTTGACAACGCGCACTTGGAGCAAACCGTGTTCAAGAATGTGCACGCGGCTCAGGCGGAATTTAAGAATATGAGAATGGATGGTCACTTTGCGGGTGCCGATATGGCGGCGGCGAAGTTTATCGGACTCAGTCTGACGCGACAAGCCTTCAGTGACTTGGGCGGGCAATTCCAGGGGCTGAAAGAAGTGAGCCTGATTTTGCCACAAGCAGGTGATCCGGCTAACATCTGGGCGACAGCGTTCAACTATTATGGTGGCAGGCCGAATGACAACGTGCTGGTGCAAATTAACGCACTGCCTGATAGTGCCAATAAACGCAAGCTGATGCAGCATGTGCTTACACATACACTGACACAGGCACCTGAACAGAGCCAAGGGTGGCTGAGGTCGTCATTGTTTGATGCCATCGTTCGGAATCTGGATTTTTACCTGCAAGACCCGATTCTTAAACAAGATTTCATCATGCATGTGCTGCCACCAAGGCTAGCCGGCGTCGAGGAAAACGGTTTGTCCGGCTTGCTCAGTATTGAAAAAAAATTGTTGCCGCTGCTGATAGAATACAGCACGCAAAATTTACAAAAAGAAGCATCGAATTTTTATCTTGAACACAGCGGACTGATCAATTCGGTGCTTCACCATGCCGAAAAAAATTCGGATACGCTGTATCAGCAGGGTGCCGCAGAACTCAAACGCGCGTTGTACGCGATTGCGCAGGTGGCCTCGGTGCGCGCCGCGGCGCTTCACGTCTATGGTGTGGCAAGCCTCGAAGATCTCGATGATTATATGATTTTTTTTACTCCCGATGGGGCAGACGCCGTGATGTTGATGCCGCAACACTATCCAAATATGTTGAAATCCGATCCGGCGGAGCACAAATGGAAGGAACTGGCCTATTTTCATAAGACCCCGGTTGTCGTGGGAGGCGTCGAGACGGGCGATATCATGGTCAGTACATCGATTCGCAATGAAGAACAATTGATCAGTTCCTTGCCCATACTCCGGCATATTTATTTCCGCGATTGCAATCTATCACCGCATCAGTCTTTGTTGACGAAACTTGGCCTGGGCTCGCCCTTGCTGGAGGAGTTTGAAAATGCAGCGGCATCGCGCTATTCGAGCATCAAATATATTGGGCGCAACAAGTGCGAAGGAAGATATGATTTGCTGCACGAGGTCGTGCGCGCGTATGTCGATGTGGCGGCGCTCAGTGGCGGGCATTTACCGCTCGATTTGAGCGTTAATCAGACGTTTATCGATAAGGTTCTGCTGGCTAGCAACAAAACAGAGGCGTCGGCAGCGGAGCAGGCGCGCGCTTTGCTTGTGCACAGTGCAATTTTTGCACGCTATTCCTCGGCGGTTTGTTTCGGTCATGAAGATGAGTCTGTCGCGTCTTTACGCCGACTGGCATTAGGCTTGCTGAACTGCGCGGTCGCGCTGGACCCGCTGGTTTTACCCATTGAGCAAAGAGACTTGCCGCCCGAGAGTGTCGACTCTTGGAGGAATTCACTGGCCGGCCTGCCCGGTAGCTTTACCTGCTCGTCCGTGATCAGTCACCTCATGTTAGATAAACTCAAACGCACTTCGCCGGAGTGGCAGGAGGATATCAGACGCATGCTGCCTATTGCCTGGCAGTAA
- a CDS encoding ABC transporter ATP-binding protein, with protein MPVCSSVLLQVSALHFHYPQHLVFDQWSASFSAGVTLVCGGEGSGKSTLLQLIGGVLHAQGGSICLGEVDLQTPQAAAQACVFRSEPHSSEWDQLTVAAYFSQMAARYVHFDTTRLAVAVAGLSLTPHSHKQLFMLSTGSKRKVWLAAAWAAGATLTLLDEAFAGLDHASLCFFCGLLNQVSDNSRQAWILALYQAPPQLQLRAVIDLDVSNAATALSQIG; from the coding sequence ATGCCCGTCTGTTCTTCTGTTTTGTTGCAAGTCAGCGCGCTGCATTTTCATTATCCGCAGCACTTGGTGTTTGATCAGTGGTCGGCGTCGTTCAGCGCTGGCGTCACCTTGGTGTGCGGGGGCGAGGGTAGTGGCAAAAGCACGCTGTTGCAGTTGATCGGCGGCGTGCTGCACGCGCAAGGCGGCAGCATATGCTTGGGTGAAGTTGATCTGCAGACGCCACAAGCGGCAGCCCAGGCTTGCGTGTTTCGCTCTGAGCCGCACAGTAGTGAATGGGATCAACTGACGGTGGCGGCCTATTTTTCACAGATGGCGGCGCGCTATGTGCATTTCGATACGACGCGCTTGGCCGTTGCCGTCGCCGGTTTATCCTTAACACCGCATAGCCACAAACAATTGTTCATGCTGTCGACCGGCAGTAAGCGCAAAGTCTGGCTGGCTGCAGCTTGGGCTGCCGGTGCCACGTTGACTTTGCTCGATGAAGCGTTTGCCGGATTGGATCACGCTTCGCTGTGTTTTTTTTGTGGCTTACTCAATCAAGTCAGTGACAATAGTCGGCAAGCCTGGATCTTAGCCTTGTACCAGGCACCGCCACAACTGCAGTTGCGCGCGGTGATCGATCTCGATGTATCAAATGCTGCGACTGCGCTCTCGCAGATTGGGTAA
- a CDS encoding LysR family transcriptional regulator, whose amino-acid sequence MDLHSLTLLVEIIDAGNLSQAAKKLKMTRANVSYHLAQLERAVGAQLVRRTTRRVEPTEIGQRLYQHGLGIQNELFAARETIQSLGQSLQGRVRLSVPSGYGQMVMAPWLIEFKRAYPAIVLQVLFENRVDDLMRDEIDIAVRVMSQPPQTLVARQLGTVRYIACATSTYAERHGMPRTLAALAGVALISSAVIGQQLRLSAYRAEQREEVMLEPTLISEHFPFLRQAILAGLGVGVVPDYVVAEEVHSGAVVTTLDDYRLSIFGSELFMLYMPNRYQTKAAHTFIDFMLERARESGASAAT is encoded by the coding sequence ATGGATCTACATTCTCTGACCCTGCTGGTGGAAATCATCGACGCCGGCAATCTCAGCCAAGCCGCTAAAAAACTCAAGATGACGCGTGCCAATGTCAGCTACCATCTGGCGCAACTGGAACGCGCGGTCGGTGCCCAACTGGTGCGGCGTACCACACGACGCGTCGAGCCGACCGAAATCGGCCAGCGTCTGTACCAACATGGTCTGGGTATACAAAATGAACTGTTCGCCGCGCGCGAAACCATACAAAGCCTGGGGCAAAGCTTGCAAGGCCGGGTGCGTTTGAGCGTTCCCAGCGGTTACGGCCAAATGGTGATGGCACCCTGGCTGATTGAATTCAAACGCGCCTATCCGGCCATCGTGCTGCAAGTCTTGTTTGAAAATCGCGTCGATGACTTGATGCGCGATGAAATCGACATCGCCGTGCGCGTCATGTCACAGCCACCGCAAACCTTGGTGGCACGCCAACTCGGTACGGTACGCTACATCGCCTGCGCCACCAGCACCTATGCCGAGCGACACGGCATGCCGCGCACGCTGGCGGCCTTGGCAGGCGTAGCTTTGATCAGTTCGGCCGTCATCGGCCAACAATTGCGGCTGTCGGCCTACCGCGCTGAGCAACGCGAAGAAGTCATGCTCGAGCCTACCCTGATCTCCGAGCATTTTCCATTCTTGCGGCAAGCGATCTTGGCCGGCCTTGGCGTCGGCGTGGTGCCCGATTATGTCGTGGCAGAAGAAGTCCACAGCGGCGCGGTCGTGACCACGCTCGATGACTACCGTCTGAGTATTTTCGGCAGCGAATTATTTATGCTCTACATGCCCAACCGTTATCAAACCAAGGCGGCGCACACCTTCATCGATTTCATGCTGGAACGAGCGCGCGAAAGCGGCGCAAGTGCAGCCACTTAA
- a CDS encoding acetyl-CoA C-acyltransferase codes for MREAVIVATARTPLTKAHRGEFNSTPGPSLAALAVRAAVERAGIDPALIEDAILGCGYPEGTTGRNVARQAVLRAGLPISIAGATVNRFCASGLQAIAMAAGRIIVDGAPAMIAGGVESISQIRSREGSDSSIDPWIAEHQPALYHSMIETADLVAARYGISREAQDQFALASQRKTEAAQLAGRYQAEIVACETSMAYTDKVTGVSAQRRVTVAADTCNRHGSTYAALAQLAPVRGVGQFISAGNSSQLADGASACVMMEARLAEQLGVTPLGAFRGLALAGCAPEEMGIGPVYAVPKLLQRHGLSVDDIDLWELNEAFASQAIYCQQRLGIADERLNVNGGAIALGHPFGMTGARLVGHVLLEGQRRAARYAVVTMCIAGGMGAAALFEIY; via the coding sequence ATGCGTGAAGCCGTTATCGTCGCCACTGCCCGTACGCCGCTGACCAAGGCGCATCGTGGTGAATTCAATAGCACCCCGGGGCCAAGTTTGGCGGCCTTGGCCGTGCGTGCGGCGGTTGAGCGCGCCGGTATCGATCCGGCCTTGATCGAAGATGCGATTCTCGGCTGCGGCTATCCGGAAGGAACCACCGGCCGCAATGTCGCGCGTCAGGCGGTGCTGCGTGCCGGTTTGCCGATCTCGATTGCCGGTGCCACGGTCAATCGCTTTTGCGCTTCCGGTTTACAAGCCATTGCCATGGCGGCTGGCCGTATCATCGTCGATGGCGCACCGGCCATGATTGCCGGTGGCGTCGAAAGTATTTCGCAGATACGTAGCCGCGAAGGCAGCGACAGCAGTATCGATCCGTGGATCGCCGAACATCAGCCGGCGCTGTATCACAGCATGATAGAAACCGCCGACCTGGTGGCGGCACGGTATGGCATCAGTCGGGAAGCGCAGGATCAGTTTGCCTTGGCAAGTCAGCGCAAGACTGAGGCGGCACAACTGGCCGGTCGCTATCAGGCCGAAATCGTCGCCTGCGAGACCAGCATGGCTTACACCGATAAAGTGACCGGGGTGAGTGCGCAGCGTCGCGTCACGGTCGCGGCCGATACCTGCAATCGTCACGGCAGCACCTATGCGGCGTTGGCCCAGTTGGCCCCGGTGCGCGGGGTGGGGCAATTCATCAGTGCCGGCAATTCTTCTCAGTTGGCCGACGGTGCCTCGGCGTGTGTGATGATGGAAGCGCGTCTGGCTGAGCAGCTTGGCGTCACGCCGCTCGGTGCTTTTCGCGGGCTGGCGCTGGCCGGTTGCGCACCGGAAGAAATGGGCATAGGGCCGGTGTATGCGGTGCCGAAGTTGTTGCAGCGGCATGGTTTGTCCGTCGATGACATCGATTTATGGGAACTCAATGAAGCTTTCGCCTCGCAAGCGATTTATTGTCAGCAGCGCTTAGGTATTGCCGATGAACGTTTGAACGTCAATGGCGGCGCGATCGCGCTCGGCCATCCGTTCGGTATGACCGGCGCGCGCTTGGTTGGGCATGTGCTGTTGGAAGGACAACGGCGCGCTGCGCGCTATGCGGTGGTGACGATGTGTATCGCCGGCGGTATGGGTGCGGCCGCTTTGTTTGAAATTTATTGA
- a CDS encoding acyl-CoA dehydrogenase family protein: MDLSLSTEEQTFRAEVQAFLRAELNPALADKVRCGIRLTKADMQHWHAVLQARGWLANHWPRAFGGPGWSTVEKYIFEHECALACAPRIVPFGVNMLGPVLIKYGTPAQQQHWLPRILDGSDWWCQGYSEPGAGSDLAAVQTTAIHAGDCYLVNGQKTWTTLAQHANMIFCLVRSDRSAKKQEGISFLLIDMHSPGVEVRPIITLDGEHEVNEVFFHDVRVPLENLVGTEHRGWSCAKYLLTYERTNIAGIGFSLAALAELKRVAASLYRNGRPLAEDALFAARLARVEIDLANMQTTNLRVIAAVADGGVPGAESSMLKIRGTEIRQEIHALMLRARGPSALLAWPDDMASQVPGARAAAGYFNNRKLSIFGGSNEIQKNIIAKMILGL, translated from the coding sequence ATGGATCTTTCATTGAGCACTGAAGAGCAAACATTCCGCGCCGAGGTGCAGGCATTTTTACGCGCTGAGCTCAATCCCGCCTTGGCCGACAAAGTACGCTGTGGTATCCGGCTGACGAAAGCCGATATGCAGCATTGGCATGCCGTACTGCAGGCGCGCGGCTGGTTGGCCAATCACTGGCCACGTGCATTCGGTGGGCCGGGTTGGAGCACGGTGGAGAAATATATTTTTGAGCACGAGTGCGCGCTCGCCTGCGCGCCGCGCATTGTTCCGTTCGGCGTCAATATGTTGGGGCCGGTATTGATTAAATACGGCACGCCGGCGCAGCAACAGCATTGGTTGCCACGCATATTAGATGGCAGTGATTGGTGGTGCCAGGGTTATTCCGAGCCCGGGGCCGGTTCCGATTTGGCCGCGGTACAAACTACGGCTATCCATGCCGGCGATTGTTATCTGGTTAATGGCCAAAAGACATGGACCACGTTGGCACAGCACGCGAATATGATTTTTTGTTTGGTGCGCAGCGATCGCAGCGCCAAGAAACAGGAGGGTATCAGCTTTCTGCTGATCGACATGCATAGTCCCGGGGTGGAAGTGCGGCCGATTATCACCCTCGATGGCGAACACGAAGTGAATGAAGTATTTTTTCATGATGTACGCGTGCCCTTGGAAAATTTAGTTGGCACGGAACATCGTGGTTGGAGTTGTGCCAAGTATTTGCTCACGTATGAGCGCACGAATATCGCTGGCATAGGCTTTTCGTTGGCAGCACTGGCCGAACTCAAGCGCGTCGCGGCCAGCCTGTACCGCAACGGTCGTCCGCTGGCGGAAGATGCTTTGTTTGCGGCCCGGCTGGCGCGCGTAGAAATCGATTTAGCCAATATGCAGACCACCAATTTACGCGTGATCGCCGCGGTGGCTGATGGTGGTGTGCCCGGTGCTGAGAGTTCCATGTTGAAAATTCGCGGCACTGAAATTCGCCAGGAAATTCATGCCCTGATGCTGCGTGCACGCGGGCCGTCGGCGTTGTTGGCATGGCCCGATGACATGGCGTCGCAGGTGCCGGGCGCACGCGCGGCAGCCGGCTATTTTAATAACCGCAAGCTGTCGATTTTCGGCGGTTCGAATGAAATTCAAAAAAATATCATCGCCAAGATGATCTTGGGTTTGTGA
- a CDS encoding 3-hydroxyacyl-CoA dehydrogenase family protein, translating into MTARPINDEEIVERCMFALVNEGARIVEEGIAARCADVDLVYLAGYGFPAYRGGPLFWAEQIGWTAVLAKLKEFAALGAADARFWQPAALLVRLAQAGSA; encoded by the coding sequence ATGACAGCGCGTCCTATCAATGATGAGGAAATTGTCGAGCGCTGTATGTTTGCCTTGGTGAATGAGGGGGCGCGGATCGTGGAGGAGGGGATTGCCGCGCGCTGCGCGGATGTCGATTTGGTGTATTTAGCCGGTTACGGTTTTCCGGCGTACCGCGGCGGGCCCTTGTTCTGGGCCGAGCAAATCGGCTGGACTGCGGTGCTGGCCAAGCTGAAGGAATTTGCTGCCTTGGGCGCTGCCGATGCGCGCTTCTGGCAGCCGGCTGCCTTGTTAGTCCGCTTGGCGCAGGCGGGATCGGCGTGA
- a CDS encoding long-chain fatty acid--CoA ligase — MVPTHLRFWPPTQSHSLTVPQTSLPHNLEVAAARYPDKTFLIFYDTHISYRRFAHEVELLAGFLSEHCGVRKGERVLLYLQNSPQFVLAYYAILRLGAVVVPINPMNLTEELRHYVSDTAASVAFVPQDLLVQMQPLLAEGLQHLIVAAYADYLEVPSDLTIPDFVRAARLPLAGPGITLWSAALAAHLQAAPVSVGPDDLCVMPYTSGTTGQPKGCMHTHASVMYNVVASMQWFGAQQDSVALAALPFFHVTGMQGSMNGPLYIGATLVLLARWDRDTAAECIRRYRVTAVQLISTMVVDLLASPRVDDYDLSSLRRVSGGGAAMPQAIAQKFQDLLALPYVEGYGMSETIAPTHINPPQRTKQQCLGIPIYDVDARLLDPDTLQPALPGAVGEIIVHGPQVMRGYWNNSAATAAAFIELDGKRFLRTGDLARIDEDGYFFMVDRLKRMINAAGFKVWPAEVEALMYRHPAIREVCVVARSDARRGETVAAVVVLHTAMRGLLSEQDLIDWAHQNMAAYKSPRSIIFREALPKSGSGKLEWRRLQSEISAALSTTDCQAT, encoded by the coding sequence ATGGTGCCGACACATTTGCGCTTCTGGCCGCCGACACAGTCACACAGTTTGACGGTGCCGCAGACTAGCCTGCCGCATAATCTTGAGGTTGCAGCGGCACGCTATCCGGATAAAACTTTTCTGATTTTTTACGATACCCACATCAGTTATCGCCGCTTCGCGCATGAAGTCGAGTTGTTGGCTGGTTTTTTGAGTGAGCACTGCGGCGTGCGCAAAGGTGAGAGGGTGCTGCTGTACTTACAAAATAGTCCGCAATTCGTGCTTGCCTATTATGCGATTCTGCGTCTCGGTGCGGTGGTGGTACCGATTAATCCCATGAACTTGACCGAGGAATTGCGCCATTATGTCAGCGATACGGCGGCCAGCGTGGCCTTCGTGCCGCAGGATTTATTAGTGCAGATGCAGCCCTTGCTGGCCGAAGGCTTACAACATCTTATCGTGGCAGCCTATGCTGACTATCTCGAGGTCCCGAGTGATCTGACGATTCCTGACTTTGTCCGGGCCGCACGACTGCCCTTGGCTGGCCCCGGCATCACGCTCTGGAGTGCTGCCTTGGCGGCGCACTTGCAGGCCGCGCCGGTCAGCGTCGGGCCGGACGATTTATGCGTCATGCCTTACACGTCCGGCACCACCGGTCAGCCCAAGGGCTGTATGCATACCCATGCCTCGGTGATGTATAACGTGGTCGCCAGCATGCAGTGGTTCGGTGCCCAACAAGACAGTGTGGCGCTGGCAGCGCTGCCGTTTTTTCATGTGACCGGCATGCAGGGCAGTATGAACGGGCCGCTGTATATCGGCGCGACCTTGGTGCTGTTGGCGCGCTGGGACCGCGATACTGCGGCCGAATGCATACGGCGCTACCGGGTCACGGCGGTGCAATTGATTTCCACCATGGTGGTCGATCTGTTGGCCAGTCCTCGGGTTGATGACTATGATTTATCCTCCTTACGTCGTGTCAGCGGTGGCGGTGCGGCGATGCCACAGGCGATTGCGCAGAAATTCCAGGATTTGCTGGCCTTGCCGTATGTCGAGGGTTACGGTATGTCGGAAACCATTGCACCCACCCATATCAACCCGCCGCAGCGTACTAAGCAGCAGTGTCTGGGAATTCCGATTTACGATGTCGATGCACGCTTGCTCGATCCCGATACGCTGCAGCCGGCCTTGCCTGGGGCCGTGGGGGAAATCATCGTGCATGGTCCGCAAGTGATGCGAGGCTATTGGAATAACAGCGCGGCCACGGCGGCGGCCTTCATCGAGCTCGATGGCAAACGGTTTTTGCGCACCGGTGATTTGGCGCGTATCGATGAAGATGGCTATTTTTTCATGGTCGACCGCTTGAAACGCATGATCAATGCCGCCGGCTTCAAGGTTTGGCCAGCCGAAGTCGAGGCCTTGATGTATCGGCATCCGGCCATCCGCGAAGTGTGTGTGGTGGCACGCAGCGACGCGCGGCGTGGTGAAACCGTGGCGGCGGTAGTGGTGCTGCATACCGCCATGCGTGGCTTGCTCAGCGAACAGGATTTAATTGATTGGGCGCATCAGAATATGGCGGCATACAAAAGCCCGCGCAGCATTATCTTTCGCGAGGCATTGCCGAAGTCGGGCAGCGGTAAGCTTGAGTGGCGCCGCTTGCAAAGTGAAATCAGTGCTGCCCTCAGTACTACCGACTGTCAGGCCACATAG